ACAATCACATCAGGACGGGCTTCTGCTATTTCATCTAAATAAATAATTGCACCCTCTTTTACAGCTAGCGTGAGTGGCCCATCAACCCAAATGGTTTCGGCACCTTTAATTAAGTAGCGCCCAATTAAATCTGTTGAAGATGTTTCTTCATGGCAACTGATGGTAATTATATTTTTACCCAACGTATGAGCCATGAACTCTACAAAACGTGATTTACCCGTTCCGGTTGGACCTTTAATTAATATGGGCAACTGATTTTGATAAGCATGTTTAAATACCTCAATTTCTTTGCCTGTTGATTTGTAATAAGGAACAGTTACCATAGCTTCAATTAAATCTGTTACAGCATTCATACTCGTTTAGTTTAACAACGATTTTTCAATTTCAATAGCTTTTGGAAAAAGGATATTGTTTTCAAGATGCACATGAATATGTAAGTCTTGTTCAAACTCATCCAGCTTTGCATACAACGCTTTAAACGTGTTACAAGCCCATTCGGGTGGAGTATATTTATTACTTATCAATGCTATCTGTTTCAATAAATCGCCAACGGTTTCATGCTCATGTTCCATCATATTGATAGGATTAACAACCGTAACAAAATGTGGTGCAGACCAAACTGTTTTTTGTTTTTGAGATGTAACCAAATATTTAATATAAGGGAAAAGAATATTTTCTTCTTTATGCATATGGGAAGTCAGCTCTTCGGCCACCGTTTTAAAAATCTCATATATTTTAACCACTGCAGGCTCAGCAGCACCATGCACATTAGCAACCTTAGTTGCATACTGATCAATAAGATCAATTGCCTCTACAACATAAACGTGATGCGTATTAACGATATAGTCAATCAGGAAATCCAGTTCCCAGTTATTGAAATTTTGTGATGGCAATACTTTACTGTCGATGTTATTTAGGTCTTGCAAAAGTGTGTTTAAATCAACATTCTTTTTTTTGCAAGCTTTTTCAATTGACACCCCTCCACCACAACAAAAATCAATTCCATGTTTTTTAAAAACATGTGCAGTTTTAATATTTGATGCCACTACATCGGCTACTTTTTGTTCAGATAAATTCATGATTTATATTTTTTATTAGTTATATATTCCTATAAATTTCTTATCACTTTTTGGTCTTACGATAAGCATTAAGTAAGCCCAGTTCTGTGTCTTAGATGCACTTGACGATTCTAAATATTTGATAGTGCTTGATGCAAATAGTTGACTATAACCGGCCTGTAATGAAATGTTTTCATTAAACACATAGCCACCTGTTAGGTCTAACTCAGCTCCAAGCTGTTGGCTCAATACATCATTTGCGTTATACACATTAGCATTGGTTAAAAAATAATGCAAATCTGTTTGAGCAAACCATTTCTTATTCATGTCATAACGAAATTTCAAATACAAATCGTTAAGACCCACTGAGTTTTCAAATCGTCCGCTCACGTAAAAATAATCCATATAACCATTGTACATGTGATTAGTTCCATACATTGGATTATAAGAATTATTAGTGTTAGCTGTGTTATTAGTGTTGGTTCCGCTTAACATTTCAACTCCAAGGGTAACCTTAAAAGTAGATATTTTCTCAGCATTTATATCAAATGTTTGTGCTCCCTGAATGCTGATATCATAACAGCTTAAATCTCTATTGTTTACATCTTTTCCTGTTTGGTAATAGGCAAAAGCCGACACCAAATTATTTTTCATAAAACTATATTTGATAGTTGGTAAACCAATAGTTTGTGAATACCTAACTGCTCTATGACCGGTTGTGGTATCTTGTTTTCCATTGTTCCAAAACAAAATCGACAATTCTAGATCATTGTGTTTATAATTATACCAAAGCATTTGGGCAGTTTTATATTGATTTGCAGTTTTATAATAATCACCGCCATAAATAGTTTCAGCATCTTGATTATATCCTCCACCTATATGAAGTTTATGATCGTTTTTAGAGAATTTCAATAAGGCAAAATCATGGGAACGAGCTTGCATAGACCAATCAACATTGCCTAAAAAACGAGAGTTATCATAAACTAACTCTTGTCTTCCTATTTTTACACTCCACATGGTATCAATAGGAATTTCAGCCCAACCTTCATGCATCGACAATAAATTGTCGGTAGCGTTAAGTTGCGAAGTACTTCCCCAGGTTCTTACATCTTGAATACTAGCAAAAAGCTTAACGTATTTGGTGTTGTAAGTAAATTGAAATCGTAATCGCTGGCTAATAAAAGCTGATGGATCAACAGTATCCGGAATTAATTTGCCATATCCATGTCTGTATTCAACACGTTGAACTAATTGCCCATTGAATTCAAATTGAGCTGTAGCACTGTTTTTAAACACCAATCCCATAAACAGTATTGCAATAAATTTTAGTGATGTTATTTTCATTTGTTAATTTCATTGATAATTATTTCTACAGTTTCTTTATTGTTTACACCTAAACCTTCTTGTTGATGAATTAATTCACCTTCGGTATTAAAAACACTTATGATATTTGAGTGCGAAAAATCCATAGGTGCTATTTGTTTGTATTTTACTGCCAGCACATTTGCAAATTCTTGCACACTGGTTTTTGTTCCTTGTAAAAATGTCCAATGCGGAGCATCCATTTCATTTGCAATTGCAAATGCTTTTAGCCTTTTCGGATCATCAACTTCGGGATCAATACTTACCAAAGCAAAGTTTAACTTGTTCAATTTATCTTTTGGCATTTGACTCTCAATATTTCTCATGTCGGCCACTAAACGTGGGCAAGCCACTTTGCAACTGGTATAAATCATCACCATTACCAGTACTTTTCCTTTAAGTTCGCTTAAGGTAATGGTATCGTTATTTTGAGTATGCCAGTTACCTGTTAAATTGAAAATGGACTCGCCAGAAAAAGTATCAGCAGTGGCTGTTTTCTTTTCAAGATCAGCATCTGTTTTGGAATTAGTACTGCATGCATTAATGCTTAAAAAGAAAGCTATAAAGAGCATTAATTGTATCGTTTTTCTTGCCATTCTAGTTGCTGATAATTGAATCTTTAACACATCTAAAACCTAAGTTCTGGATTGAGAAATTTGCTTTTAAACTTCCTCTGAAGGCATAGCGCATAAAGGCTGCATAATTCATTAAATCAGTGGCGTTTATTGAGCCGGTTCCACAAAACAAATTTTGATCTGTTTTTACATCATTCCTGGATTCTCCTGTTAAAAGAATTGAACTAAAATCGCTTGTCCATTCCCAAACCAAACCGTGTAAATCGTAAACACCCCAATAGTTTTTAAAAGTTTGACCAATAGGATTTAAACTTGTTTTTGGCTTTTCATACCAATCTAAAATATATTGATTGTATGACTTCACTTGACGAGCATCTTTCTTATCTTTATTTGCCATTGCTACATATTCCCATTCATCCACTGTTGGCAATCGTTTGCCTTGACATTCACAATAAGATTTTGCAGCATACCATGATACATTTGTAATAGGACTGCTGGGCTTCATTTCATCGCCAATAGTGGTATCGTTTTTCCAACGAAATAAGTAATTGTCATCAGCAAAAATCTTTTTCACATTTGATTTTCTCCAGCGTTTATTAGTTTTTGCAAAAGCTGCAAAATCAGCATTAGTAACCGGTAATACATCCACCAAAAAATCATTGATAACAATTAATTGTGAGTCTCTTCCATATAATGGCACATAATTGCCACCTTTAATCTTTGCCATAGTTGCAGTTACTCCAAATGTGGTATCATTTGGAGTAACCACTGCTATTTCTTTATTGTTTTCAATCATTTCCAAATTCATTTTCTTGTTTGAACAAGAAATTATAAAAATGAAAAAACAAAAGGCAGGCAATATCTTTTTCAAAATCTATTTAACCGTTTTACGTACAGCAGCAACCATTGCCGGTGTAATTTCCTTTTTACTATTACCCCAACTGTTGTAAACAAATGTTAACACATTGGCTATTTCATCATCGGTTAAAACTTGAGCAGTCATTACACTGTTGTATTTTTTACCATTAACTACTATTTCACCGGTTTTACCTTTAATGATAAATTCAATTGCACTTGTAGGATTAGCATTTAAATAATCAGACTTAGCTAACGGAGGGAAGGTATTTGGCAAACCTTCACCATTTGGCTGATGGCATGCAAAACAAGTTCTGTTATAAATTGATTTTCCATCTTCAATTCGTTCAGCTAAAGATGTTGGTTTTGGTAATTTTACAGCATTCGCATCTTCCGGCATATTCTGAATGGTTCCACCTTCAGCGTGATAAACTTCATCAGTTTGTTTACCAGAATAAATTAATTTGTTTTCATCACCGGTAACTTTTAACATACCTAAACTACCCTTGTTAAATGTTCTGAAAATTGAATGATCAACAATGATAAATGTACCGGGAACTTCCACTTTAAATTCAACTATTGAAGAACCGCCTGCAGGAATTAAAGTTGTTTGCACATCATGGTTAAGTAATGTACCACCTTCTATATTTACATTGTCAAAAATTTCACCAATTACATGGAAAGATGAAACCAAATTAGGGCCTCCATTACCAACAAATAAACGAACCGTTTCGCCTACTTTGGCAGTGATGGCATTGTCACCTGTTAAGGAACCAACATGACCATTAAATACAACATAATCCGGTTCTTCATTAACAGCTTTAGTCATATCAAAAGGTTGCAAACCTTTTTCACCATTAGCACCTTTGGTATAAAAATCGCCTTGCATAATGTAGTACTCTTTATCTACTGGAGGCAATCCACCTTCAGGTTCAACTAAAATTAAACCGTACATACCATTGGCAATGTGCATTCCAACAGGTGCTGTAGCACAATGATATACATAGAGACCTTGATTAATTACCTTGAATGAAAAAACAACTTCGTGACCGGGTGCAACAAATGATGAAGCAGCGCCACCTCCAGGTCCGGTTACAGCATGTAAATCGATGTTGTGAGGCAACTTATTATCGGGATGATTCTTCAAATGGAATTCAACTTCATCGCCAATTCGTGTTCTGATAAAACTTCCGGGTACCGAGCCACCAAATGTCCAATAAATATATTTTACACCATCGGCCATCACACCTTCTTTTTCTACAATTTCTAAATTAACAGTAAGTTTTGTCGCCTCTCTGTTACCCACAGGTTTAGGTACTAATGGCGGTGATGTTAGTTCCGCAACCATAGTGCCCGTTACTTTTATTTGAGTTGGGTCTACATTTTTAGCCGGCTCATTTGATGAGTTGCAACTTGTAATAACTAAACTGCTGAGGCTAATAATAAAAGTCATTTTCAGCACTGATAAATATATTTTCTTATTCATAATCTTAGGTTTTATTGTTTAGGGAAATAGTTTTATTTTTTAATTAATAATGCTTCCAATGCTTCGTCAGTTGGTTGACCGTATCGCACAAACTCGATGATGTAACAAATTATGCCTACTGTAAACATGGTTGCACAACAAACAAGAATGAAGAAATGCACTTGTATTTCTTTCTGCACATCGCCAAACTCTAAACCTACTATTCGCTCAAGGTAAACCTGTGCAACACCTGCAACACCAAAAGCTACTGTCATACCTATCATGCCAATATTCGACAGCCAAAATGCAAGTAAACCTGTTGTGGTATCAAATAATTTGCGACCGGTTAAATTTGGTAATGCATAGCTGATAATGGCTAAGACTATCATTGCATAGGCTCCCCAAAAAGCAAGGTGACCATGCATAGCTGTAACTAATGTACCATGTGTGTACATGTTAACCTGTGGTAAAGTGTGTGCTAATCCTAATAAACCGGCACCCACAAAAGATACAATTGCAGTACCTAATGTCCAGTTTAAAGCAATTTTATTAGGATGTTTTTTCTCGCCTTTGCGGTACATTGAAATGGCAAATAATGCCATTCCTAAAAAAGCCAGTGGCTCCATTGCTGAGAATATTCCACCTACTATTAACCAAACTTTTCCAACGCCTATATAGTAGTAGTGGTGACCTGTTCCTAAAATACCGGAAATGAAAGTTAAACCCACAATTACGTATAGCCACTTCTCAATTACTTCGCGGTCAACACCTGTTATTTTAATCAATAAGAATGCTAAAATACCACCCATGATTAATTCCCAAACACCTTCAACCCATAAGTGAACAACCCACCATCTGAAAAACGAATCCATGGTTTGATTGTCAAACCATATCATACCGGGCAGGTACAATAAGGCCGCAAAAAATAATCCCATTGATAAAACCAATGCAGTGGTTGTTCGCTTTTTACCTTTGAATAAAGTAACTAAGATCAACCCTAAAAAAGTTAAGACATTTACGACAACCAGCCAATCTAACGGACGAGGAATTTCTAAAAACTTTCTGCCTTCCCAATAATTAAAGTGATAGCCAATTATTGCAACCACACCAACCAACGCTAATGTAATTAACTGAATATAGGCTAGCTTTACATTTACCAATTCATGTTCAGCTTCTTCGGGAATAATGTAATAAGCAGCTCCCATAAAACCACTAAGCAACCAAACAACTAATAAATTAGTATGTACCGCTCTTGCAGTATTAAACGCAATAACCGGGTGCAATACATCATAACCCATGTGGGCAAATGCCATTATAAAACCATACACTATTTGTAATGATAACAGCAGCATGGAAAGTGCAAAAAACCAATACGCTACTTTTTGTGATTTATATTTCATATTATAAATGTTTAGTAGTTAAATTATTTCTTGTATTGTGGTTTAGGTGGAAATCCATTTAAGTCAACTTCGCCAATCCATTTTAAAAAAGCAACTACATCATTGGCATCCTGCTCAGTCATAGCATAGGCAACCATTTGACGGCCACGCGGAGACCATGGTGTTTTTGACATCAAGGCAGCTTTAATATAGCCTTCTCCCCTGCGGTCATAAACCTTAGTAAGTTCAGGTGCATAATAAGCGCCTTCTCCTAAAATAGTATGACACCCCATACAGTTGTTTGACTCCCATATTTCTTTACCGTGAATAACTTGAGGCGAAAGATTTTCTTCATGAGTACGTTTGGGAACTTCATTGCTTAATGAGTTCCATGACAATCCTAAAAAGATACCAAATGTAACAATGGTGCCTCCCAGGAAAAAAGCTCGGGCTTGTGATTTTGATAGCATATTGAATTAATTTAATTGTTTATAAATGATTATTGGTACGCATAGTCGATGTTAATCATGAGTGCTTAGTTTTCATTTAAGTGATATATATTTTTTCTTAAGTAATTTTGAAAATTGGTTTATGCTTAAATTCAACAAATCCGTTAATAGGATTTCTCTGATTCGTGAGTAGGTTGCATGTGCAGGGCAAGGATTGGCAGACGAGCAAACGTTTAGGCCTAAAATGCATTTATTGAAAAAGCCATCGCCATCAATTGCAATTACTATTTCCTTAATGGTGATTGATTTATTTTCTTCAATTTGAAATCCACCTCTTGCTCCAATCGTTGAAATAATCAGCCCGCTTTTTCTAAGTTTCTGTAAAATTTTTGCAGTAAAGGCAACAGGTGAATCGATTGCTTCAGCTATTTCATTCAAGCTGATTTTTCTGGAAGCACTGCTTTTTAATTCTATAAAAATCATTGCCTTTATGGCGTATTCGCAAGCTTTGCTAAACATATTTATACTATTACGGTGCAAAGTTTGCAATTAATTCCTTAATTCGGATAAAAATATCCGAAATAATTTAAAACCTGATAATTATCATATTTTTGGAGAATGAAATAGTTGAAATTTTACGGGGAGCAGGACTTATAGAAATGGATAGAGCAAGGGCTCTTCAATCATATGCCTATATAGTAGTATAATGTAGAATGTAAGGATCCTCGAAACTTGCTAGTTCAATCAAAAACCACCCTTGAAGACTGTATCACTAAAGGATTGTTATATAAAATTTCAACGCTTTAAAAATAACGCAACGCACAGCCGAAACGACAATGACACAGAAACTCAATACTGACAAAGGTTTGCTAGGACGGTGTACAAGAACCACTGGCTATAACAGCACCTGCCCAAAAGGCGAGGTTTCGTGTTCCAAAGACAGTTTAGTATTTAATCAAACATTAGTTTTTCAAATCAAGTTTTGTGGCAAAAGTCCCGCCCTTCGGGTAGCTGCAAAACGTTATATGAGATTTTTGCTGAACGGTCTGCTGCGATTGACTTTTACTTTCTTACCAACTGAATACGAAATGTTGGAAAATGGAGTTTAAAAATTACATAATGAAAATAAGAGGTAGTTCCATTATTATATTTTTGACCCTTAGTCTATTTATTATGTTTTTCACAGTTAGCTGTAAAAAATATCCTGATGGACCAATTTTTAATTTTACTTCAAAGTATAATAGATTAGAGAAAGCTTATTGGGTATTAGATTACCTAGAAATTGGAGGAATTGATTCTACCTCTGATTTTCTGGCAGCAACTGATAGTGGTTATGTTTTTGAAAGCATGGAGTTTTTGAACCGGATAAAGGAATATCTGCCATTAATTACAAATCACCTTCTCATCAATCAGCCATTTATTTTACTTGGGGCTTTGCTGATAGAAAAAGGAAATTGGCAGTTCAAGTTACATCTTATTCAAGACCCTTTTTTACGAAAAGCGATTTTATTGGACCTTTATGGGTTAATGAGAGAATTGAATATAGAATTATGAAACTAACCAAAACAGAACTCTGGTTAGAGGTTACGTATAATGGAAAATTAACAAAGGTTCATTTTAGAAGTGCCTAACTAAATTTTGACGGACACTTAAAGCCTCCATTATACTTTAACCTTTCCCTCCGAAACAAAAACCTCATATAACAGCTTGCAAGCGTGATGTCTTATTTTGGGCGGACAGAAGGTTTATTAACTTTGAAGCTCGATTGAAGTTCTTGCAAGAAAAATATTGCAATATGATTTTCGGTAAATAATTTTTTTAATTTTATTGCAATATTTTTAACGAAACGACAGTGCTTCGAAGGCCCAAAATAAAACACCACGCCTGCAAGCAAAACGTTAGCTGCAATAATCTCTGTAAGGCTTGGCATAATTAGGTTTCAGCCATCAAGTATTTTTTGACTTACGCTTCCCAAACGCGGACTTTTGACAACACTAAAAAACTGAAAAAGAGGAAAATTAAACGGGAAGTGTGTCATTTTTTTTTATTGGCGTTAAATCCCTTCCGATTTAAAGACGATCAAAAAAATGACACATCGAAGTCAGGAATTTTTCCTCTCTTTCAATTTTCTAGCATCGCATAAAGAGATGATTTTTTGGAACTGTGGGACAAAATTCGCTCGTAGAACGCTGTTTTGACCCTTGACGTGAAACCACATCCGACGGCAGGGGCGTGAGATTACAGCAGCTAACACCGGTTAAGCAAGATATTCCATTTGGGCAGGACTGTAGGTTTATTAGCTGTGAAGCTCGATTGAAGTTACTGCAAGAAAAATATTGCAATATCCTTTTAGGTAAATAATTTGTTTATTTTTATTGCAATATTTTTAACTGACCGACTGTGCTTCGAAGCCCAAATGAAATACCTCGCTTAGCCGGAAAACGTTAGCTGCAAGTTTTCACGAAAAATCAATGCTACCATGACTCACACTCTTTTGAAAGACTCCTTTAAATGATTGAAAATGTAATTTGTAAGAATTGTCAATCAACTAATATGAACAATGCAAAATATTGTTCAAGTTGCGGCTACGAATTACAAAATAAAATAGTTGATGAATTACAAGCTAATAAAGACCGCAGTATTTCAAGTGAAAATCTCAATTTAACTTCCATAGACAACAAAAAATTTAAAATTTCAATTTTACTTTTCAGCATCCTATTATATACTATTTCGCTCACTCAAGATGGTTTTTACCATCACCATGAGAAGTCAGAAGGTCCTGGTATCTTTCTTCTTCTGTTTGGTGGAATTAATGCTATTTTAACAGGAGGTGGTGCTTCAATAACTTGGTTTGCAAATCCAATTCTTTTTTTCTCATGGATTACTATAAATGAAACAAAACCATCATTTATTGCCAGCATAGTTTCAACTCTTCTTTCCTTGTCTTTTCTATTCTTTGACAGGGTAAAGGAATTTAATTTAATTATTACTGGTGATCAAAATGATGATCCACTTTATCGCTATCAGACAGTAACCGGTTACGGGTTGGGGTTTTATTTGTGGGTTGCAAGTTCTTTAATTTTAGTTCTCGGAAATTATAAAAGGATCCACTCGTCTAAACTCAAGTATATAGCTTAATCCAAACGGCAGTGCTAGAAAACCAGCAGCTAACAGCGGCTACCAGATAAATTTTTTTTGGGCGGACAGAAGGTTTAATAACTGTGAAGCTCGATTGAAGTTCCTGCAAAAAAATATTGCAATATATTTTTCGGTAAGTAATTTTTTTATCTTTATTGCAATATTTTTAGCGGACTGACAGTGCTTCGAAAGCCCAAAACAAAATCCATCTGGTAGCCGCAAAACGTTAGCAGCAAAGGGTTCTAACGTTTTTAGAAATATTTCCGGTTGAAGATTTTTCAGTTATTTTCATAATCCCTTTGCTTTTGCAGTTTTTGTTTTGTTTTCTCCATGCATTGCGTGACGATTAGAACTTGACAAGCACTATTTGACTTTTAGAACTTGGACGAATTTGCGTAAACCCACACTTGACGTTGGACTCGAAAACTTTTGCTTGTAAGTGTTTGCTTGGTTTGTTTGCGTGACTTCCACACTTAACGTTGGACTTTGAACTTGATACTTAGTCTAAACTTAGCGTGGCACTTGACGTTTAGGAGTTCTAAAACTTTATGTGACAAGCAACGTGTGACGATTACTGTTGAAAGTTGGACTGCAAAAGCGCTGTATGCGTGGCGTGAACCCTCAGCTGCTAACAGCGTGCATGCAAGATGTCTTATTTTGGCGGACGGTAGGTTTATTAGCTGATTACCTCGCTCCTAGTTCGTGCAAAAAAAATATTGCAATATCCTTTTCGGTAAATAATTTGTTTATTTTTATTGCAATATTTTTTAACGACAAGACTGTGCTACGAAGCCAAAATAAAACACCTCGCATGCACGCAAAACGTTAGCAGCAAAGGGTTCTAACGTTTTTAGAAATATTTCCGGTTGACGATTTTTCAGTTGGTTTCATAAACCCATTGCTTTTGCAGTTTTTGTTTTTGTTTCTCCAAGCATTGCGTGACGATTAGAACTTGACAATCTCTATTTGACTTTTTGAACTTGGACGAATTTGCGTAAACCCACACTTGACGTTGGATTGAAAATTTTTGTTTGTAAGTGTTTACTTGGTTTGTTTGCGTGACTTCCACAGTTGACGTTTGACTCTGAATTCTTTAATTAGGCTAAACTTAGCGTTGCACTTGACGTTTAGAAGTTCTAAAACTTTGTGTGACAAGCAAAGTGTGACAATAACTGTTGAAAGTTGGACTGCAAAAGCGCTGTATGCGTGGCGTGAACCCTCAGCTGCTAACAGCGTGCATGCAAGATGTCTTATTTTGGCGGACGGTAGGTTTAATAACGGATTACCTCGCTCCTAGTTCGTGCAAAAAAAATATTGCAATATCCTTTTCGGTAAATAATTTGTTTATTTTTATTGCAATATTTTTTAACGAAAAGACTGTGCTACGAAGCCAAAATAAAACACCTCGCATGCACGCAAAACGTTACAGGTAATTGTATGACACCACCTAGTATGTTTAAAAATTTAGTACAGCAGATTTTAAAAATTGCGTTAATTTTCATCTTCTTTACAGATTGCAGAGAGATTTCTTCTGACAAGAAAGCTAAAAAGGTGAACTTGGTAACATCTGACAGTTCAATTGTTATTAAAGAAAATATTTCACATCAGGACAACTTAGAAATTGCTAGACAATTTGCCGTAGATTTTTTGCCTGATACCACAATGCAAGGCGGAATGAAAAAAATGAACAACTTTCCTGATAGCGTTGTGAAAGCATTTAAGGCCATACGGTTAGACCGACATAATCAAGAAAAATATTTAACACTATTGTATTTAAAGATATACCGAGGACATTTGCAATGTTGCCATCAATCCTATGAACTTAGAGTTAAACCAAATGTCGTAGGTATTGACAGTATTGCAGACCCTTTGGTTTTTGAATTCAATTTAATAACCAAACAGTTTGACAATAACAAAAGAATAGAAATGATTACTTCTGGTTTAGCCCATTCTTGGGTTGAAAGCAATAAAAGACTTCTTAAATATGACTTAATTAAAAAAGAATATAAAACCATTAAGGAAATTGAGGAAAATATCACAAAGAGGAAATACCGGTGACAGAACACAACTACCTGTAACAGCAAGCATAAGCAATGCTGGTTTTTTGGTTGTGAAAGTGTGTCGTTCCTACTAAATTTGTAGTGAGTGAAAGTTGGTTGGCTCCGAAGCCGCACTGCTCATGCTCGCAACCGTTACCTGCAAGTGTAGCAGACGACACAGCCAACATAAATAGACGACTACTTTGACAGAAATTTTGACTGTTGAGAACTTTTATTTTACTTTGTTAGTTATCCTAACTATATTTGCACCGACAATAATGTCATAACAATTTTAATTCATAATCAAATGAGTAAATCAGTTTTCTATCACGCAGGTTGCCCTGTTTGCGTTAGTGCAGAGCACGACATCATTAACCTTTTGGGTGCAGACAAAGTTGAAGTAGTTCACTTTGGAAACGACAAGTCAAGAATTGACGAAGCAGAGAAAGCAGGTGTAAAATCTGTTCCAGCCTTGGTTACCCCAAACGGAAATGTTTTGCACATCAACTTTGGTGCTTCCATGGCTGACGTAAAAGGTTGAAAAATTTGCCTCACAAAGTTAGGACAACTACCT
This portion of the Bacteroidota bacterium genome encodes:
- the ric gene encoding iron-sulfur cluster repair di-iron protein, which produces MNLSEQKVADVVASNIKTAHVFKKHGIDFCCGGGVSIEKACKKKNVDLNTLLQDLNNIDSKVLPSQNFNNWELDFLIDYIVNTHHVYVVEAIDLIDQYATKVANVHGAAEPAVVKIYEIFKTVAEELTSHMHKEENILFPYIKYLVTSQKQKTVWSAPHFVTVVNPINMMEHEHETVGDLLKQIALISNKYTPPEWACNTFKALYAKLDEFEQDLHIHVHLENNILFPKAIEIEKSLLN
- a CDS encoding formylglycine-generating enzyme family protein; protein product: MIENNKEIAVVTPNDTTFGVTATMAKIKGGNYVPLYGRDSQLIVINDFLVDVLPVTNADFAAFAKTNKRWRKSNVKKIFADDNYLFRWKNDTTIGDEMKPSSPITNVSWYAAKSYCECQGKRLPTVDEWEYVAMANKDKKDARQVKSYNQYILDWYEKPKTSLNPIGQTFKNYWGVYDLHGLVWEWTSDFSSILLTGESRNDVKTDQNLFCGTGSINATDLMNYAAFMRYAFRGSLKANFSIQNLGFRCVKDSIISN
- the nirK gene encoding nitrite reductase, copper-containing, coding for MNKKIYLSVLKMTFIISLSSLVITSCNSSNEPAKNVDPTQIKVTGTMVAELTSPPLVPKPVGNREATKLTVNLEIVEKEGVMADGVKYIYWTFGGSVPGSFIRTRIGDEVEFHLKNHPDNKLPHNIDLHAVTGPGGGAASSFVAPGHEVVFSFKVINQGLYVYHCATAPVGMHIANGMYGLILVEPEGGLPPVDKEYYIMQGDFYTKGANGEKGLQPFDMTKAVNEEPDYVVFNGHVGSLTGDNAITAKVGETVRLFVGNGGPNLVSSFHVIGEIFDNVNIEGGTLLNHDVQTTLIPAGGSSIVEFKVEVPGTFIIVDHSIFRTFNKGSLGMLKVTGDENKLIYSGKQTDEVYHAEGGTIQNMPEDANAVKLPKPTSLAERIEDGKSIYNRTCFACHQPNGEGLPNTFPPLAKSDYLNANPTSAIEFIIKGKTGEIVVNGKKYNSVMTAQVLTDDEIANVLTFVYNSWGNSKKEITPAMVAAVRKTVK
- a CDS encoding alginate export family protein; its protein translation is MKITSLKFIAILFMGLVFKNSATAQFEFNGQLVQRVEYRHGYGKLIPDTVDPSAFISQRLRFQFTYNTKYVKLFASIQDVRTWGSTSQLNATDNLLSMHEGWAEIPIDTMWSVKIGRQELVYDNSRFLGNVDWSMQARSHDFALLKFSKNDHKLHIGGGYNQDAETIYGGDYYKTANQYKTAQMLWYNYKHNDLELSILFWNNGKQDTTTGHRAVRYSQTIGLPTIKYSFMKNNLVSAFAYYQTGKDVNNRDLSCYDISIQGAQTFDINAEKISTFKVTLGVEMLSGTNTNNTANTNNSYNPMYGTNHMYNGYMDYFYVSGRFENSVGLNDLYLKFRYDMNKKWFAQTDLHYFLTNANVYNANDVLSQQLGAELDLTGGYVFNENISLQAGYSQLFASSTIKYLESSSASKTQNWAYLMLIVRPKSDKKFIGIYN
- a CDS encoding SCO family protein, whose amino-acid sequence is MLFIAFFLSINACSTNSKTDADLEKKTATADTFSGESIFNLTGNWHTQNNDTITLSELKGKVLVMVMIYTSCKVACPRLVADMRNIESQMPKDKLNKLNFALVSIDPEVDDPKRLKAFAIANEMDAPHWTFLQGTKTSVQEFANVLAVKYKQIAPMDFSHSNIISVFNTEGELIHQQEGLGVNNKETVEIIINEINK
- a CDS encoding cbb3-type cytochrome c oxidase subunit I, whose translation is MKYKSQKVAYWFFALSMLLLSLQIVYGFIMAFAHMGYDVLHPVIAFNTARAVHTNLLVVWLLSGFMGAAYYIIPEEAEHELVNVKLAYIQLITLALVGVVAIIGYHFNYWEGRKFLEIPRPLDWLVVVNVLTFLGLILVTLFKGKKRTTTALVLSMGLFFAALLYLPGMIWFDNQTMDSFFRWWVVHLWVEGVWELIMGGILAFLLIKITGVDREVIEKWLYVIVGLTFISGILGTGHHYYYIGVGKVWLIVGGIFSAMEPLAFLGMALFAISMYRKGEKKHPNKIALNWTLGTAIVSFVGAGLLGLAHTLPQVNMYTHGTLVTAMHGHLAFWGAYAMIVLAIISYALPNLTGRKLFDTTTGLLAFWLSNIGMIGMTVAFGVAGVAQVYLERIVGLEFGDVQKEIQVHFFILVCCATMFTVGIICYIIEFVRYGQPTDEALEALLIKK
- a CDS encoding thioredoxin family protein, which translates into the protein MSKSVFYHAGCPVCVSAEHDIINLLGADKVEVVHFGNDKSRIDEAEKAGVKSVPALVTPNGNVLHINFGASMADVKG
- a CDS encoding Rrf2 family transcriptional regulator translates to MFSKACEYAIKAMIFIELKSSASRKISLNEIAEAIDSPVAFTAKILQKLRKSGLIISTIGARGGFQIEENKSITIKEIVIAIDGDGFFNKCILGLNVCSSANPCPAHATYSRIREILLTDLLNLSINQFSKLLKKKYISLK
- a CDS encoding cytochrome c; its protein translation is MLSKSQARAFFLGGTIVTFGIFLGLSWNSLSNEVPKRTHEENLSPQVIHGKEIWESNNCMGCHTILGEGAYYAPELTKVYDRRGEGYIKAALMSKTPWSPRGRQMVAYAMTEQDANDVVAFLKWIGEVDLNGFPPKPQYKK